The sequence tggggaagagacGCAGGCTGGCCCAGGCTAAGCGCCCTGGCATCTGCGCTGCTGGCATCTCAAGCACCGCTCTATGTCAAAGCAGTGCAACCTGAGGCAGGCAAGTGCCTTAACCTCTCTGTTGCTCCTCTAAAATCCTGCAGTCCATGTGTGTGTTGAAAGAGCTCTGTAGTGGGCCAGGGGACGGttccctgtcatcccagcacttgggagacagaaacagggggATTGTTAGAGGCTAGCTTCACACAGTAAGAATGTCTCAGAAACGTCCTCCTTCGTTCCTCCTCCCAAAGCCCTTGTCACCGGCCCTTACTTAGTTCAACTAGAATGGAGTTTCTAGATCACATCTGCACCCTgcccactcccagcacccactttcaTTGTGATTCCAAGCactagactgattttttttttttttttgagacaggatttcaagaagcccaggctggccactgGTTATgaagctgaggctggctttgaactcctgatcttcctgcctcatctcctAGTACTGAGGTTGCAGGTGTGCGTCACCATGCTGGCTTAGACTGGTGTGTTCATAGAGTAAAGTAAACTGCTTGAAAAAGTCAAGCTATCTGCCTGATGTTGAATGGCGATATAAACCTGCTTCCTGGTACTAAGCATTTTTTCTTTGCCATGTGCCTAGCACATTGATGGACAGAATCAATCATGGGAGGCACGTGCCATCATTACTGCATTTGGGGGGGGGCCACTAGTTACTGCGTGACTAGTCCAGAGTTATGCAGTAAGGAAATGAGTGGGACCTGGCTTGAGGGTCTTGAAAATGTGGAAGAAATTCCCAGTAGCAGGACTCGGGGGTCCTCTTAACCAAAGCCAGTTGCAATCCGAGTGGCCACTtcccgtgcctcagtttccccagaccACTCCAGGTTACTCACTACTTACGACTCTGGTGATACAGCACAGGTGGAATCTCCAGGTCGCCCAGAGGTTCCCAGGAGCAGTTCAGGTTTCCCAAGGGTCCAACGCTGTAGCATTGCAGTGGGCCGGGGCTGCCTGTGGGGGCGCAGAGGGCCGAGAGGGCCACCATCAAGTTCCGAGGGCTCTAAACATGCCAGACTGTGGATGCGTTCATTCTCCGGTACTGCGGGAGTGCCGGACCCGAGTCCAGGGCCTGGCACGTGCTGGGACAGCGTAGAGGGAGTCCCGGGCCCCTCCCCAATCCTGCTACATCCTGTTGTCACCTAGTCCCCGCCGCCCTAAAACTGTGATCCCAAGTCAGCCGCTCACGAAGCCTCTCACCCGGGGGCCGCTTCCcaagcagcagcggcagcagtggcagcagcagcagctccaaaTGTGTGAGGCAAGCAACCCGGGGCCCGCTCATAGTTCCCAGGGACAAGAGGCGCCGCCAGGCCTGGGGCTTGCAGCCTGAGAAGGAAGACACCCCGCCCCTGGCGGGAAGTCCCCAAATCCGCCCACCCCCAGCAATGACACGCACGCGTGCAAATGTTCAGAACTGAACCTTTATTTTGTAGTGGGAAAGCCTGAGGGCTGGGGACCGACAGTAGAGGAGCGGGGAGGGGGCCGTAGGTTGCAATGGCCTGGCCAGGAAACAGAGGCGGCAATTAGGACTGGACAGGACATGGGTTCTTAGAGTGGCCAGTTAGGGTAGGTGGAAGCCTGGCTGTAGCCGGGCTCTCTGgggctggggttggggagaggaaGAATTCAGCCATAAAGATCAAGTTTCCGCTTGGCTGGGTATGGGTGTGGTCCGGAGCTAGGTGGGGCTAGGTAGCGTCTTGGCTGAAGGTCTGTGAGGAGACCGCGGAGGCTGCAACGCATTGCCAGTAGGAAGGCTCGTGAGCGTCGCACAGACAGCAGGTTGGAGACACCGGGCGCGGCCCCCATCGCCCGGCCCGGGTCCTAGCACAAGCTGCTGATTTGACTCCTACTACAGCCCCACTCGCAGCAGCTGCTGGAAAGGCCAGCCAGGACATCTCTGCTGCCCCGAACTGCTCCAGGCGACCCTTGCCAGCTGGGTCGACTACCATAGAAGGCCTGGGGGGATTTGGTCAGGCCCAGCCACTCGCTGGAGCCCACAGCTTCGTCCAGTTCGCTGGCCAGGTTGTCCGTATTGGCTTCTACATCAGGGAAGAAGTTCCCTGCAAAGCAGAGGAAGCGTTAGGGCTCAGAATGCCGGCTCCTGTCTGGCCAGGTTGTATCTCTGGTCTTGAGAATCAAGGTTGCTACCCAAAGTTTTATTTCATGCGGTCCTGGGCTTTGTTACTGGTTTCAATACTAAGCCTGACTTTCTTGTCACGGATTTCATGttattctttatttaatgtgGACCAGGTAGATGAAAGAATGCATTTGGAAGCTAGGCTCCCTAACTTAGAAACATAAATGAGCCTACCTCTCTGaggctcagttttcttttccatgaagTGGGGGGAAATAATAGCTCCTACTCTCTTCAGTTTTATCGATAGTGGGAGGCTTAGCGCCAGCAAGGGCACAATAAAATCGGATACACAATGAGCCGCAAATGAACGCTGATTATTTATTGACTGACTTGATCGTTTGCCACATTAACTTCTTCGGTCCCCTCGGTGACAGCCACGGAGCTGCTGCTATTGCCACCCACTATCCAAATGAGCCGGTGGTTCCTCAGTGAGCTCGTGTGAGGACACAGCCATTCGGCCATAGGCTACTGTTTTAACCCAGGCGCACGGCTATCTGCGCACGCGTCCATCACCCACCCATCGCTCCATCCTCATCACTGCCATCttccccagttttgttttttgaggacaGAGTCTCAGGCTGCGCTGGAACTCGTgaccatcctgcctcagcttcccagagtgctgggattctagccATGTGCCAGCAAGCCTTGCCTCTAAGGAGCTGcaccctccttgcctctcctacTCCACCCACTAAATTGTCTACCCTTAAAAAATTCTGCTAGATCTCACCTGCTGTGTCTTCCATTTCGCCAGGAATTGTCTCTCCAAGGGGGAGCAGGGGCATCCAGGAGGTGGCAAGATCAAGCCCTGTGCCCATAGCCCTCCACCTGCCCTGCTCACTAGGCTCCAAAACCTGCTGTGCCCTCAGCAGGTGCCTCAGGGACAGTGGCACCTCTGCTGAGTGCTTGGTGCCAGGACTCAGGAAAAGGTGGCCTGATGGCTCTACCTTTACTCCTCTGCCGGCAAACCCAGGGTGCTGGCTTCTGGCCATTTCAACTCTACAACTGGACCACGCTGGTCCTGCAGAAGCGCCAAGGCCAGGCAGGTGTTCCCACAGTGTGTGGCTAGAGAGGAACTCTATTCCACCAAACCTCCtgtttttactttgaatttttaagattGGGTCTtaatctgtagcccaggctgccctgaaatGCAGGAAActtctgccaccacctcccaaataTTTGGAAGTCCAGTGTGCGCCATGTCTGGCTATACACCCCTCCTCTGTTTTGCCCACCTGCTCCAGGGTGATCCTCCCCACCCAGGccacacacatactcacccaGAGAGTCATGGGCCAAGACGTCCGCCCGGCGCCATCGCGAGCCCCCGCAGGTGAAGATGACCGCTCGGATGAACTCGCGCCCGCACAGCTTCACCACGTAGGGCGCTGGCCTCGCATCGGCTTGCAGCTGCAGAGTCCCAAGGAGAGCCCaggaagccagcagcagcagcccgaGGGTTGCCATGCTCAGCTGAGACGCCTGCGACCAAGGTGGCTCTCTCTGCACCACCTCTGTCCCCCCATTTATACAGGCTGGATCTCAGCCCCTCCCGCTGACTTATCTTCCTCACAGGGGAGGCAACCTGACCTTTACCAATCCTTGCCAAAAGATAACCTTTCATGCAGACAGGGTGACATGGCTCAGCTCTCTGTCATCCTTCTGCACCCGGGAAGTTCTCATCTCGTGCTTTGTCTACTAGtaagtgctggagttataggagtAAGCCGCCACctacctcccttccttccttccttccttccttccttccttccttcccctccttccttctctctctctctctctctctctctctctctctctctctctctctctctctccctccctcccccctcttctttctatttatttatagacaatcTCCCAGCCTGGCTAACCTCAAATTCTAGCATCAAGATCTCCActggagctgaagaaatggcacTGGCGCAGAAGATAAGAGGCATCCTGCTCTTCCAGGTGGCCCAAGTTTGGTTTCCTGCACCTAAAGCAGGAAGCTCAtggttgcctgtaactccagtcacagGGGATTTGACGCCCCCATCTTGTCTCCTGTGGGACCTGCATGTACAtgctcatacatgcacatatatagacataaacagcaataaaaagcacACATTAAAGAAAGATCACTCTGCAGGACAGCTGTGACCCTTGACCTTTCCCCTGGATTCTGGGGGCCAACTGTGCTCCCCACATTGGGGGTTAACAATCACCcgggactccagttccagggcatctggtgccctcttctggcctccacagccccTGCACTAGCATGATACACATAAACTCGCTCAggcgcacacacacccatataataaatagatagagtggtagagcatttgtcctgggttcaatcctcattGCTGAGAAAACCCGGCAAAGATAGAATTCTAACCGCATACTGCATCAGTCAGTGACTgcggagcccaggctggcctcagacttgctatccctctgcctcagcctcctgagtggccTAGTGGTCTGGCTGTCTCCAACACCCACAGCAAAGGagccacacccagtttttaatgtgggttctggggatttgaactcaggccctcatgcttttGCAGCAAACACCCCCACTGAGCAGGGTCCTCAGTCCTGATAcgtgctatttatttatttatttattttggtttttcgagacagggtttctctgtagcttttggagcctgtcctggaactcccttggtagaccagtctggtctcgaactcacagagatctgcctgcctctgcctcccgagtgctgggattacgtgCTATTTAAAGGGTGGATATAAACAGGCTTCCCGCTGTTTTCTTCCTCAGGCCAGAAACTGGATGGTGTCCTCTTCGAATCCTACTAGATCCTACCGGATCTTACCTGTTACCATTCTCCTTTCCATCTCAGATGACTGCTGCCTCTCACCTTCTCATCGTTTCTTTGTATCCATCCACAGAGTTCTAGGGTTTTAAAGTCCTGGagatgaacccagggcctcaggcacGTTTAGAAAGAAAGTaacactgagccacaccacagtCCACAGATGTGGGTTTGTGAAGGGCTGGattgtttttattggattgtagtttaatgatttttttttaaatatcacagatttatgtatatgtatgtatgtatgtatgtatgtatgtatgtatgtatgtatatatgttttccaagacagggtttctctgtagctttggagcctgtcctggatttagctcttgtagatcaggctggcctcgaactcacagagatctgcctgactgactctgcctcccaagtgctgggattaaaggcgtgtgtcaccattgcTCGGctattttttatgtttctgttcttgtgCTAATCCTCTGACATGAGTATGGGGTCAGAGAATACTTTCCAAGGCTTGGGAATCAATTCTCCCACAATGTGGTGTAGGTCTAGGGATGAAACACAAGCCTTCAGGCTAGACAGCAAAAGCCTTTACCCGCAAGCATAtctgcatgaatatgtgtgtgtatataaatagtCAGGGTCTCATATCtgcatgaatatgtatatatatattaatagtCAGGGTCTCANNNNNNNNNNNNNNNNNNNNNNNNNNNNNNNNNNNNNNNNNNNNNNNNNNNNNNNNNNNNNNNNNNNNNNNNNNNNNNNNNNNNNNNNNNNNNNNNNNNNNNNNNNNNNNNNNNNNNNNNNNNNNNNNNNNNNNNNNNNNNNNNNNNNNNN is a genomic window of Microtus ochrogaster isolate Prairie Vole_2 unplaced genomic scaffold, MicOch1.0 UNK90, whole genome shotgun sequence containing:
- the Rln3 gene encoding relaxin-3, which encodes MATLGLLLLASWALLGTLQLQADARPAPYVVKLCGREFIRAVIFTCGGSRWRRADVLAHDSLGNFFPDVEANTDNLASELDEAVGSSEWLGLTKSPQAFYGSRPSWQGSPGAVRGSRDVLAGLSSSCCEWGCSRSQISSLC